Part of the Vibrio ishigakensis genome, TATCAAACGTCAAGGCCAAATCTGGATTCGTATCTTCCCAGACAAACCAATTACTGAAAAACCTCTTGAAGTTCGTCAAGGTAAAGGTAAAGGTAACGTTGAATACTGGGTAGCTCAAATCCAACCTGGTAAAGTGATGTACGAAATGAATGGCGTACCTGAAGAGTTGGCACGTGAAGCGTTCCGCCTAGCGGCTCGTAAACTGCCTATCAAAACAACATTTGTAACTAAGCAGGTGATGTAATGAAAGCACAAGAGCTACGCGAAAAAAGCGTTGAAGAACTTAACGCTGAGCTAATGAACCTGCTACGCGAGCAGTTCAACTTGCGCATGCAAGCTGCAACTGGTCAGCTACAGCAGACTCATACTCTGAAAGCTGTACGTCGTGATATCGCACGTGTTAAAACCGTTTTGACTGAGAAGGCAGGCGCATAATGAGCGACAAAATCCGTACTTCACTAGGTCGTGTTGTTAGCGACAAAGGCGATAAGTCTATCGTTGTTGCTATCGAGCGCATGGTTAAACACCCAATTTACGGCAAGTTCGTAAAGCGCACGACTAAAATTCACGCACATGATGAGAACAACGAGTGTGGCCTAGGCGATACAGTTGAAATCAAAGAGTGTCGTCCACTGTCTAAGACTAAGTCTTGGACTTTGGTAAAAGTTGTTGAAAAAGCGAAAATCTAATTTTCGTTAATTGTTAACAACTTAAAGCGGCTTCCAAGTTTTTTTGGAAGCCGCTTATTTTTTGTCTACCCAAACAAAAAAAAGGGTGGTACAATTCGCGTCCCTTTAAAGAGGCAGCCCGACCCGAGAGGGTCTAGTTTTTAATATTTAGCGGAGCACTAACAATGATCCAAATGCAAAGTACACTTGACGCTGCAGACAACTCTGGCGCGCGCAAGGTAATGTGTATTAAGGTTCTGGGTGGCTCACACCGTCGTTATGCACACATCGGTGACATCATCAAAGTTACAGTTAAGGAAGCAATTCCTCGCGGTAAAGTGAAAAAAGGTGATGTTCTGAAGGCGGTAGTAGTGCGCACCCGTAAAGGCGTTCGTCGTCCAGACGGTTCTGTCATTCGCTTCGACCGTAACGCTTGTGTATTGTTGAACGACACTACTGAGCAACCAGTCGGCACACGTATCTTTGGCCCAGTGACTCGTGAACTTCGTAATGCGAAATTCATGAAGATCGTTTCACTGGCTCCAGAAGTACTATAAGGAGCACGAAAAATGGCAGCTAAAATCCGTCGTAATGACGAAGTAATCGTTCTTGCCGGTAAAGATAAAGGCAAGAAAGGTAAAGTAACTAAGGTTCTAGCAACCGGTAAAGTTATCGTTGAAGGTATCAACCTTGTTAAGAAGCACCAGAAGCCAGTTCCGGCAATGGGTGTTCAAGGTGGTATCGTAGAGCAAGAAGCAGCTATTGATGTTTCTAACATTGCTATCTACAACGCAGCTACTGGTAAAGCAGACCGTATCGGTTTCCGTTTTGAAGACGGCAAAAAAGTTCGTTTCTTCAAGTCTAACGGCGAAACCGTTTCTAACTAAGATATAAAGTATTTTGGAGTTAACTATGGCGAAACTGCATGATTACTACAAGTCGTCTGTAGTTGCTGAACTGACCAAAGAGTTCGGCTACTCAAGCGTCATGCAAGTCCCTAGAATCGAAAAAATCACCCTTAACATGGGTGTTGGTGAAGCAATCAACGATAAGAAACTTCTAGAGAACGCAGCTTCTGATATGGCGACTATTTCTGGTCAAAAGCCACTTATCACTAAAGCGCGTAAATCTGTTGCAGGTTTCAAAATTCGTGAAGGCTACCCAATCGGTTGTAAAGTAACCTTGCGTGGCGAACGCATGTGGGACTTCCTTGAGCGTTTAATCTCAATCGCACTTCCACGTGTACGTGACTTCCGTGGCGTTAGCGCTAAGTCTTTTGACGGACGCGGTAACTACAGCATGGGCGTTCGCGAGCAAATCATCTTCCCGGAAATCGACTTTGATAAAGTTGATCGTGTTCGCGGTCTTGATATCACTATCACGACTTCAGCTGACACAGATGCGGAAGGCCGTGCTCTGCTGGCTGCCTTTAACTTCCCATTCCGTAAGTAAGGTGAAGGGTTACTGTTATGGCTAAAGAATCTATGAAGGCACGCGAAGCTAAGCGTGCAAAACTAGTAGCTAAGTTCGCTGAAAAGCGTTCTGCACTAAAAAACATCATCAGCGATGTGAACGCATCAGAAGAAGAGCGTTGGGAAGCAGTTCTTAAACTGCAATCTCTACCACGTGATTCAAGTGCATCACGTCAGCGTAACCGTTGCAACCAAACTGGTCGCCCACACGGTTACCTACGTAAATTCGGTCTAAGCCGTATCAAAGTTCGTGAAGCTTGCATGAAAGGCGAGATTCCTGGACTTCGTAAGGCTAGCTGGTAATTGCCACTTAATCATTTGGAGTAAATCTTATGAGCATGCAAGATCCGATTTCGGATATGCTGACCCGTCTTCGTAACGGTCAGGCAGCAAACAAAGTTGCTGTTAAAATGCCTTCTTCAAAGCTTAAAGTTGCAATCGCTACTTTGCTAAAGAACGAAGGTTACATCGTTGATTTCGCTGTTGAAGGCGAAGCAAAACCAGAGCTAGAAGTTACTCTTAAGTACTTCCAAGCAAAACCAGTAATCGAGCAAATCCAACGTGTTTCTCGTCCAGGTCTGCGCGTCTATAAAAATAAAGACAGCCTACCTTCTGTGATGGGTGGTTTGGGTATTGCTGTAGTGTCCACTTCCAAAGGTCTTATGACAGACCGTGCTGCTCGCAAAGCAGGTCTTGGTGGTGAGATCATCTGCTACGTAGCTTAATAGGAGTAGAATATGTCTCGTGTTGCTAAAGCACCTGTCGCTATTCCAGCTGGCGTAGAGGTGAAAATTAACGGTCAAGAAGTGACTGTTAAAGGCCCTAAGGGTGAACTATCACGCGTTCTTAACGACGCGGCAGTAGTTTCACAGGAAGATAACGCTATTGTTTTCGCTCCTCGTGAAGGTATCGCTAAAGCTAACGCTCAAGCAGGTACTGCACGTGCACTAGTGAACAACATGGTTGTTGGTGTTACTGAAGGCTTTACTAAGAAACTGATCCTTAAGGGTGTTGGTTACCGTGCTGCTATCAAAGGCAACGCAGTAAACCTAACTCTAGGTTTCTCTCACCCAGTTGAGCACGAAGTGCCAGCGGGTATTAAAGCTGAATGTCCAAGCCAAACTGAAATCGTACTAACTGGTGCTGACAAGCAACTAGTTGGTCAGGTTGCGGCTGACATTCGTTCTTACCGTGAGCCTGAGCCTTATAAAGGTAAAGGTGTTCGTTACGCAGATGAATATGTGCGTACCAAAGAAGCTAAGAAGAAGTAAGGTAACACTATGGATAAGAAAGCATCTCGCATCCGTCGTGCTACACGTGCACGTCGTAAGATTGCTGAACTTCGTGTGAACCGTCTTGTAGTACACCGTACTCCTCGTCACGTATACGCACAGGTTATTGCACCAAACGGCTCTGAGGTTATCGCAGCTGCTTCTACTGTAGAAAAAGCGATCCGTGAGCAAGTTAAGAACACTGGTAACGTAGACGCAGCTAAAGCAGTTGGTAAAGCTGTTGCAGAGCGTGCTCTTGAAAAAGGCATTGAATCTGTTGCGTTTGATCGTTCTGGTTTCCAATACCACGGTCGAGTAGCGGCGCTAGCAGATTCTGCTCGCGAAGCTGGTCTTAAATTCTAAGGTAGGGTTGATCGATGGCTAAAGAACAACAACAAACTTCAGATTTGCACGAAAAGCTAATCGCTGTTAACCGTGTTTCTAAAACGGTTAAAGGTGGTCGAATCTTTAGTTTCACTGCACTAACAGTAGTTGGTGACGGTAATGGTCGCGTAGGTTTCGGTTACGGCAAAGCTCGTGAAGTACCTGCTGCGATTCAAAAAGCAATGGAAAAAGCGCGTCGTAACATGGTTACTGTTGCGCTAAACGAAGGTACTCTTCACCACGCGGTGAAAGGTCGTCACACTGGCTCTAAAGTTTACATGCAGCCAGCTGCGGAAGGTACAGGTATCATCGCCGGTGGTGCGATGCGTGCAGTACTAGAAGTTGTAGGTGTTCACAACGTACTTGCGAAAGCATACGGTTCAACGAACCCAATCAACATCGTTCGCGCGACTATCGATGGTTTGAGCGGCATGAAGTCTCCAGAGATGGTAGCTGCTAAACGTGGTCTAACTGTTGAAAATATTTCGGAGTAAACCATGGCAACTATTAAAGTAACTCAAACTAAAAGCTCAATCGGCCGCCTACCAAAGCACAAATTGTGCCTACGTGGTCTAGGCCTTCGTCGCATCAACCACACAGTAGAACTTGAAGACACGCCAGCAGTACGCGGCATGATCAACAAGGTTTACTACATGGTTAAAGTTGAGGAGTAATCAGAATGCGTTTGAATACTCTAGCACCAGCTGCGGGTTCTAAGCCTTCTAAGAAGCGCGTAGGTCGTGGTATTGGTTCTGGCCTAGGTAAAACTGGTGGCCGTGGTCACAAAGGTCAAAAATCACGCTCGGGCGGTAAAGTTCGTGCAGGTTTCGAAGGTGGTCAAATGCCTTTGAAACAGCGTCTACCTAAATTCGGTTTCACTTCTCGTAAGAGCCTAGTGTCTGCTGAAGTTCGTCTAGCTGAGCTAGCGAAGGTATCTGGTGACGTTGTAGATCTAAACAGCCTTAAAGCTGCTAACGTAATCACTAAGAACATCGAATTTGTAAAAGTTGTTCTTTCTGGTGAAATTAACAAAGCAGTGACTGTTAAAGGTCTTCGCGTAACTAAAGGCGCTAAAGCTGCAATCGAAGCTGCCGGCGGTAAAATCGAAGAATAATCTTCGCGGGAAAGGTACAGATGGCTAAAAAACCAGGACAAGATTTTAGTAGTGCAAAAAGCGGCATGGCGGAATTGAAATCACGCCTACTATTCGTAATAGGCGCGTTGTTAGTATTTCGTGCAGGCTCTTTTGTGCCGATCCCTGGTATTGACGCAGCTGTCCTTGCCCAATTGTTGGAACAGCAGCAGGGCACCATCGTTGAAATGTTCAACATGTTCTCTGGTGGTGCACTGGAGCGTGCGTCTGTCTTGGCCCTAGGTATCATGCCGTATATTTCGGCATCGATTGTGGTCCAATTGCTAACCGTGGTTCATCCCGCTCTTGCAGAGCTTAAAAAAGAGGGTGAAGCTGGCCGTCGTAAGATCAGTCAGTACACACGTTACGGCACGCTAGTACTTGCAACATTCCAAGCTATCGGTATCGCAACAGGTCTACCGAACATGGTCGACAATCTGGTTGTTATCAACCAAACCATGTTCACCCTAATTGCTACCGTGAGTTTAGTAACCGGCACCATGTTCTTGATGTGGTTAGGTGAACAAATTACAGAGCGCGGAATTGGTAACGGTATTTCGTTAATCATCTTTGCAGGTATTGTTGCTGGATTGCCTTCAGCAGTTGGTCAAACAATTGAACAAGCGCGTCAAGGTGAATTGCACGTACTTCTTCTATTGTTGATCGCAGTATTGGCATTTGCTGTTATCTACTTTGTTGTATTCATGGAGCGTGGTCAGCGTCGTATCGTTGTTAACTACGCGAAGCGTCAACAAGGTCGTAAGGTATTTGCTGCGCAGAGCTCTCACTTGCCGTTGAAAATCAACATGGCTGGTGTTATCCCTGCAATCTTCGCATCGAGCATTATCTTGTTCCCAGGAACATTGGCTCAGTGGTTCGGTCAAAACGGTGAAAGCAGCACATTCGGTTGGTTAACTGATGTGTCACTTGCTCTAAGCCCAGGTCAGCCTCTGTATGTAATGCTTTATGCAGCTGCGATTATCTTCTTCTGTTTCTTCTACACGGCGTTGGTATTCAACCCGCGTGAAACAGCAGATAACTTGAAGAAGTCTGGTGCTTTCGTACCCGGCATCCGCCCAGGAGAGCAGACAGCTAGATATATTGATAAAGTAATGACTAGACTAACCCTTGCAGGTGCTCTATACATTACATTTATCTGTCTGATTCCCGAGTTCATGATGGTAGCGTGGAACGTACGTTTCTACTTCGGCGGTACCTCACTACTTATCGTAGTAGTGGTTATTATGGACTTTATGGCACAGGTACAGACTCATATGATGTCTCAGCAATATGATTCTGTGTTGAAGAAAGCTAATCTGAAGGGTTACGGTCGTTAATTCGACGGTAACTCCAGATCAAATTACGGAGTTTAGCAATGAAAGTTCGTGCTTCCGTTAAAAAAATCTGCCGTAACTGTAAGATCATTAAGCGCAACGGTGTTGTGCGTGTGATCTGCAGTGAGCCAAAGCACAAACAGCGCCAAGGCTAATCCGCAGAAATTTTTACTTGAAATACAGGGTGGGTTCGAGTACATTACTCGGCCTACCTTTTGCGTGCAAAAGAAGTAGTATGCCGCCACGTATCCTAAACGGGCTTTGTGGCGGATAATTCTTTATGAAAGTACTAGGAGTGAATAGTGGCCCGTATAGCAGGCATTAACATTCCTGATCACAAGCATTCTGTGATTGCTCTAACAGCAATCTACGGTATCGGTAAAACTCGCGCTCAAGCTATCCTAGCTGAAGTGGGTATTGCTGAAGATGCTAAGATCAGTGAACTAACAGAACAGCAGATCGATCAACTGCGTGATGGTGTAGCTAAATACACTGTAGAAGGTGATCTACGTCGTGAAGTATCAATGAACATCAAGCGTCTTATGGACCTTGGCTGTTACCGTGGTCTTCGTCATCGTCGCAGTCTACCTCTACGTGGACAGCGTACTAAAACCAATGCTCGCACCCGTAAGGGTCCGCGTAAGCCGATCAAGAAATAATCGGAAGGGTAGAGTACAATGGCAAAACAACCAACTCGCGCACGTAAACGCGTTCGCAAGCAAGTAGCTGATGGCGTAGCGCACATTCATGCTTCTTTCAACAACACAATCGTAACCATCACTGACCGTCAAGGTAACGCACTAGCTTGGGCTACTGCAGGTGGTTCAGGTTTCCGTGGTTCTCGTAAGTCAACTCCGTTCGCAGCTCAGGTTGCAGCAGAGCGCGCTGGCGAAATGGCTAAAGAATATGGCCTAAAGAACTTGGAAGTTATGGTTAAGGGCCCAGGTCCAGGTCGTGAGTCAACTATCCGCGCACTAAACGCTGCTGGATACCGCATCACTAACATCGTTGATGCAACTCCGATCCCTCATAACGGTTGTCGTCCACCTAAGAAACGTCGCGTTTAAGTTTCGTTTCTAGGAATATTGGAGAAAGAACATGGCTAGATATTTGGGTCCTAAGCTAAAGCTTAGCCGTCGTGAAGGTACTGACTTATTCCTTAAGTCTGGTATCCGTGCGATCGATACCAAGTGTAAAATTGATAACGCTCCAGGTGTACACGGCGCTCGTCGCGGTCGTCTATCTGAATATGGCGTTCAGCTTCGTGAGAAGCAAAAAGTTCGTCGTACTTACGGCGTTCTAGAAAAACAATTCCGTAACTACTACAAAGAAGCTGCTCGCCTTAAAGGCAACACAGGTGAAAACCTACTTCAGCTTCTTGAAGGTCGTCTTGATAACGTAGTTTACCGCATGGGCTTTGGCGCAACTCGCGCAGAAGCACGTCAGCTAGTTAGCCACAAAGCTATCCTAGTTAACGGTAAAGTTGTAAACGTTCCTTCATTCAAAGTTGCGGCAAACGACGTTGTTTCTATCCGTGAGAAGGCTAAAACCCAATCACGCATCAAAGCGGCTCTAGAAGTTGCTGAACAACGCGAAAAACCAACTTGGATTGAAGTAGATGGTAGCAAGATGGAAGGTACATTCAAGCGTATGCCTGAGCGTTCTGATCTATCAGCTGACATCAACGAACACCTGATCGTCGAACTTTACTCTAAGTAAGGTTTAAACTAAAGAGAGGACACAATGCAGGGTTCTGTAACAGAATTTCTTAAGCCACGTCTAGTTGATATCGAACAGATCAACACGACACACGCAAAAGTAACTCTTGAGCCATTAGAGCGTGGTTTTGGCCACACTCTTGGTAATGCACTTCGCCGTATTCTTCTATCTTCTATGCCGGGTTGTGCCGTAACAGAAGTAGAGATCGAAGGCGTACTTCACGAGTACAGCACTAAAGAAGGCGTTCAAGAAGACATTCTTGAAATCCTACTAAACCTTAAAGGTCTAGCTGTACGCGTTGCCGAAGGCAAAGATGAAGTGTTTATTACACTTAACAAATCAGGCTCAGGCCCTGTGGTTGCAGGTGACATCACCCATGATGGTGATGTAGAGATCGCTAACCCAGAACACGTTATCTGTCATCTAACTGATGACAACGCTGATATCGCTATGCGTATCAAAGTTGAACGTGGTCGTGGTTATGTTCCTGCTTCAGCTCGTATTCACACTGAAGAAGACGAGCGTCCAATCGGTCGCCTACTAGTTGACGCTACTTATAGCCCTGTAGACAAAATTGCTTACAGCGTTGAAGCGGCACGTGTAGAACAACGTACCGACCTGGACAAATTGGTTATCGATATGGAAACCAATGGCACTCTTGAACCGGAAGAAGCTATCCGTCGTGCAGCAACTATTCTTGCTGAGCAATTGGATGCGTTCGTAGATCTTCGTGATGTACGTGTTCCAGAGAAAGAGGAAGAGAAGCCTGAATTCGATCCGATCCTACTGCGTCCTGTAGACGATCTTGAACTAACAGTTCGCTCTGCTAACTGTCTGAAAGCAGAAGCGATTCACTACATCGGTGATCTTGTACAGCGTACTGAGGTTGAGCTACTTAAAACGCCAAACCTTGGTAAAAAATCTCTTACCGAGATTAAAGACGTACTTGCATCACGTGGTCTTTCTCTGGGCATGCGCCTAGAAAATTGGCCGCCAGCGTCTATCGCTGAAGATTAATCGATACTAGTTAGAAGGATTAGGTCATGCGCCATCGTAAGAGTGGTCGTCAACTCAACCGCAACAGCTCACATCGCAAAGCGATGTTCAGCAACATGGCTAGCTCTCTAGTACGTCATGAAGTTATCAAGACTACTTTGCCAAAAGCAAAAGAGCTACGTCGCGTAGTTGAGCCTTTGATTACACTAGCTAAGACTGACAGTGTTGCTAACCGTCGTCTAGCATTTGCACGTACTCGTGATAACGAAGTAGTTGCAAAATTGTTTAACGAACTAGGTCCACGTTTTGCTGCTCGTCAGGGCGGTTACACTCGTA contains:
- the rpsK gene encoding 30S ribosomal protein S11 — protein: MAKQPTRARKRVRKQVADGVAHIHASFNNTIVTITDRQGNALAWATAGGSGFRGSRKSTPFAAQVAAERAGEMAKEYGLKNLEVMVKGPGPGRESTIRALNAAGYRITNIVDATPIPHNGCRPPKKRRV
- the rpsM gene encoding 30S ribosomal protein S13: MARIAGINIPDHKHSVIALTAIYGIGKTRAQAILAEVGIAEDAKISELTEQQIDQLRDGVAKYTVEGDLRREVSMNIKRLMDLGCYRGLRHRRSLPLRGQRTKTNARTRKGPRKPIKK
- the rpmD gene encoding 50S ribosomal protein L30 — protein: MATIKVTQTKSSIGRLPKHKLCLRGLGLRRINHTVELEDTPAVRGMINKVYYMVKVEE
- the secY gene encoding preprotein translocase subunit SecY, which encodes MAKKPGQDFSSAKSGMAELKSRLLFVIGALLVFRAGSFVPIPGIDAAVLAQLLEQQQGTIVEMFNMFSGGALERASVLALGIMPYISASIVVQLLTVVHPALAELKKEGEAGRRKISQYTRYGTLVLATFQAIGIATGLPNMVDNLVVINQTMFTLIATVSLVTGTMFLMWLGEQITERGIGNGISLIIFAGIVAGLPSAVGQTIEQARQGELHVLLLLLIAVLAFAVIYFVVFMERGQRRIVVNYAKRQQGRKVFAAQSSHLPLKINMAGVIPAIFASSIILFPGTLAQWFGQNGESSTFGWLTDVSLALSPGQPLYVMLYAAAIIFFCFFYTALVFNPRETADNLKKSGAFVPGIRPGEQTARYIDKVMTRLTLAGALYITFICLIPEFMMVAWNVRFYFGGTSLLIVVVVIMDFMAQVQTHMMSQQYDSVLKKANLKGYGR
- a CDS encoding DNA-directed RNA polymerase subunit alpha, encoding MQGSVTEFLKPRLVDIEQINTTHAKVTLEPLERGFGHTLGNALRRILLSSMPGCAVTEVEIEGVLHEYSTKEGVQEDILEILLNLKGLAVRVAEGKDEVFITLNKSGSGPVVAGDITHDGDVEIANPEHVICHLTDDNADIAMRIKVERGRGYVPASARIHTEEDERPIGRLLVDATYSPVDKIAYSVEAARVEQRTDLDKLVIDMETNGTLEPEEAIRRAATILAEQLDAFVDLRDVRVPEKEEEKPEFDPILLRPVDDLELTVRSANCLKAEAIHYIGDLVQRTEVELLKTPNLGKKSLTEIKDVLASRGLSLGMRLENWPPASIAED
- the rplQ gene encoding 50S ribosomal protein L17, with amino-acid sequence MRHRKSGRQLNRNSSHRKAMFSNMASSLVRHEVIKTTLPKAKELRRVVEPLITLAKTDSVANRRLAFARTRDNEVVAKLFNELGPRFAARQGGYTRILKAGFRAGDKAPMAYIELVDRPAAEEAAE
- the rpmC gene encoding 50S ribosomal protein L29, whose amino-acid sequence is MKAQELREKSVEELNAELMNLLREQFNLRMQAATGQLQQTHTLKAVRRDIARVKTVLTEKAGA
- the rplN gene encoding 50S ribosomal protein L14, which produces MIQMQSTLDAADNSGARKVMCIKVLGGSHRRYAHIGDIIKVTVKEAIPRGKVKKGDVLKAVVVRTRKGVRRPDGSVIRFDRNACVLLNDTTEQPVGTRIFGPVTRELRNAKFMKIVSLAPEVL
- the rplR gene encoding 50S ribosomal protein L18, which encodes MDKKASRIRRATRARRKIAELRVNRLVVHRTPRHVYAQVIAPNGSEVIAAASTVEKAIREQVKNTGNVDAAKAVGKAVAERALEKGIESVAFDRSGFQYHGRVAALADSAREAGLKF
- the rplE gene encoding 50S ribosomal protein L5 encodes the protein MAKLHDYYKSSVVAELTKEFGYSSVMQVPRIEKITLNMGVGEAINDKKLLENAASDMATISGQKPLITKARKSVAGFKIREGYPIGCKVTLRGERMWDFLERLISIALPRVRDFRGVSAKSFDGRGNYSMGVREQIIFPEIDFDKVDRVRGLDITITTSADTDAEGRALLAAFNFPFRK
- the rplP gene encoding 50S ribosomal protein L16 encodes the protein MLQPKRTKFRKVQTGRNRGLAKGTEVSFGEFGLKAVGRGRITARQIEAARRAMTRHIKRQGQIWIRIFPDKPITEKPLEVRQGKGKGNVEYWVAQIQPGKVMYEMNGVPEELAREAFRLAARKLPIKTTFVTKQVM
- the rpsN gene encoding 30S ribosomal protein S14, with amino-acid sequence MAKESMKAREAKRAKLVAKFAEKRSALKNIISDVNASEEERWEAVLKLQSLPRDSSASRQRNRCNQTGRPHGYLRKFGLSRIKVREACMKGEIPGLRKASW
- the rpsD gene encoding 30S ribosomal protein S4, translating into MARYLGPKLKLSRREGTDLFLKSGIRAIDTKCKIDNAPGVHGARRGRLSEYGVQLREKQKVRRTYGVLEKQFRNYYKEAARLKGNTGENLLQLLEGRLDNVVYRMGFGATRAEARQLVSHKAILVNGKVVNVPSFKVAANDVVSIREKAKTQSRIKAALEVAEQREKPTWIEVDGSKMEGTFKRMPERSDLSADINEHLIVELYSK
- the rplF gene encoding 50S ribosomal protein L6 gives rise to the protein MSRVAKAPVAIPAGVEVKINGQEVTVKGPKGELSRVLNDAAVVSQEDNAIVFAPREGIAKANAQAGTARALVNNMVVGVTEGFTKKLILKGVGYRAAIKGNAVNLTLGFSHPVEHEVPAGIKAECPSQTEIVLTGADKQLVGQVAADIRSYREPEPYKGKGVRYADEYVRTKEAKKK
- the rplO gene encoding 50S ribosomal protein L15; the encoded protein is MRLNTLAPAAGSKPSKKRVGRGIGSGLGKTGGRGHKGQKSRSGGKVRAGFEGGQMPLKQRLPKFGFTSRKSLVSAEVRLAELAKVSGDVVDLNSLKAANVITKNIEFVKVVLSGEINKAVTVKGLRVTKGAKAAIEAAGGKIEE
- the rplX gene encoding 50S ribosomal protein L24; translated protein: MAAKIRRNDEVIVLAGKDKGKKGKVTKVLATGKVIVEGINLVKKHQKPVPAMGVQGGIVEQEAAIDVSNIAIYNAATGKADRIGFRFEDGKKVRFFKSNGETVSN
- the rpsE gene encoding 30S ribosomal protein S5; this translates as MAKEQQQTSDLHEKLIAVNRVSKTVKGGRIFSFTALTVVGDGNGRVGFGYGKAREVPAAIQKAMEKARRNMVTVALNEGTLHHAVKGRHTGSKVYMQPAAEGTGIIAGGAMRAVLEVVGVHNVLAKAYGSTNPINIVRATIDGLSGMKSPEMVAAKRGLTVENISE
- the rpsQ gene encoding 30S ribosomal protein S17; this translates as MSDKIRTSLGRVVSDKGDKSIVVAIERMVKHPIYGKFVKRTTKIHAHDENNECGLGDTVEIKECRPLSKTKSWTLVKVVEKAKI
- the rpmJ gene encoding 50S ribosomal protein L36, with product MKVRASVKKICRNCKIIKRNGVVRVICSEPKHKQRQG
- the rpsH gene encoding 30S ribosomal protein S8, coding for MSMQDPISDMLTRLRNGQAANKVAVKMPSSKLKVAIATLLKNEGYIVDFAVEGEAKPELEVTLKYFQAKPVIEQIQRVSRPGLRVYKNKDSLPSVMGGLGIAVVSTSKGLMTDRAARKAGLGGEIICYVA